From one Tsukamurella tyrosinosolvens genomic stretch:
- a CDS encoding NAD(P)-dependent alcohol dehydrogenase produces the protein MTGTVARVVAAPGEAPSALEIQVPEPTGNQVLVRIHAVGVCHTDLTLAAQWPEQGLPVILGHEGAGVVEALGPDAQGLAVGDRVSLTFDSCGTCEFCAAGTPGYCEQSITRNYLGLPGIRSGETAVTGGFFGQSSFAGLALATDRNTVPIGDLPFELAAPLGCSVQTGVGTVTRALQVRPGQSVVIFGTGAVGLAAVMGAKLAGATTIVAVDPREDRRALALELGATHAVEAGPQAAQAVIEATGGGAHAAVDTTARADVLGQAVLALRPRGTLAVVGLGAPSADLPVMLIMARGLRVIGVIEGDSEPAAFLPELAAAAAAGRLPVERLVTVFTDFDEAWAAAREGTAVKPVWLPAG, from the coding sequence GTGACGGGCACCGTCGCGCGGGTCGTCGCCGCGCCGGGGGAGGCACCGTCGGCCCTCGAGATCCAGGTCCCCGAGCCCACGGGTAACCAGGTGCTGGTGCGGATCCACGCGGTCGGCGTGTGCCACACCGACCTGACGCTCGCCGCGCAGTGGCCCGAGCAGGGACTGCCCGTGATCCTCGGTCACGAGGGCGCCGGTGTCGTCGAGGCCCTCGGCCCGGACGCTCAGGGCCTCGCGGTGGGCGACCGGGTGTCGCTCACCTTCGACAGCTGCGGCACCTGCGAGTTCTGCGCGGCGGGCACTCCCGGTTATTGCGAGCAGTCCATCACCCGCAACTACCTCGGGCTGCCGGGCATCCGCTCGGGGGAGACCGCGGTGACCGGCGGGTTCTTCGGCCAGTCGAGCTTCGCGGGCCTCGCGCTCGCGACGGATCGCAACACCGTCCCCATCGGAGACCTTCCCTTCGAGCTCGCCGCGCCGCTCGGGTGCAGCGTCCAGACGGGCGTCGGCACGGTGACCCGCGCCCTGCAGGTGCGGCCGGGGCAGTCCGTCGTGATCTTCGGGACCGGCGCCGTCGGCCTCGCAGCCGTCATGGGCGCGAAGCTCGCGGGCGCCACGACGATCGTCGCGGTCGATCCGCGGGAGGATCGCCGCGCGCTGGCCCTCGAGCTGGGGGCCACGCACGCCGTCGAGGCGGGGCCGCAGGCCGCGCAGGCGGTCATCGAGGCGACGGGTGGTGGCGCGCACGCCGCCGTCGACACCACCGCCCGCGCCGATGTGCTGGGCCAGGCCGTTCTCGCCCTCCGACCGCGCGGCACGCTCGCGGTCGTCGGGCTCGGCGCGCCGTCGGCCGACCTGCCCGTCATGCTCATCATGGCCCGCGGCCTGCGGGTGATCGGCGTGATCGAGGGGGACTCCGAGCCCGCCGCGTTCCTCCCCGAGCTCGCGGCGGCCGCCGCCGCGGGGCGCCTGCCCGTCGAGCGGCTCGTCACCGTCTTCACCGATTTCGACGAGGCCTGGGCCGCGGCCCGCGAGGGCACCGCCGTCAAGCCGGTCTGGCTCCCCGCTGGGTAG
- a CDS encoding SDR family NAD(P)-dependent oxidoreductase — protein MTSIAVVTGAGRGIGLRFAHRLADQGHRVILTDIDGDAAAHAAAEIGRDAVGIAQDVRDLGSHRDVADRARDLGRLAVWVNNAGILIAGDSWEHDDDQVQAILDVNLRGPIGGSAAAVNAMGARGGAILNVASLSALSPVPGLAIYAATKAAVLSYTTSLQGDLNHAGLPIRARALCPDVVRTAMVTEREKDAGAALLFAGPKPLDADDVAASGLRLLQSRQIFRVVPRWRGALARTSDVAPSVGLPVLDAMRRVGHRRQRD, from the coding sequence ATGACTTCCATCGCAGTAGTGACCGGAGCGGGCCGCGGCATCGGCCTGCGATTCGCGCATCGCCTCGCCGACCAGGGGCACCGTGTGATCCTCACCGACATCGACGGCGACGCTGCGGCCCACGCGGCTGCGGAGATCGGACGGGACGCCGTCGGGATCGCGCAGGACGTCCGTGATCTCGGCTCGCACCGCGACGTCGCGGATCGAGCACGGGACCTGGGCCGGCTGGCGGTGTGGGTCAACAACGCGGGCATCCTCATCGCCGGCGATAGCTGGGAGCACGACGACGACCAGGTGCAGGCGATCCTCGACGTCAATCTGCGCGGGCCCATCGGCGGCTCCGCAGCGGCGGTGAACGCGATGGGCGCGCGCGGTGGGGCCATCCTCAACGTCGCCTCGCTGTCCGCTCTTTCCCCGGTCCCCGGGCTGGCGATCTACGCCGCCACCAAGGCCGCGGTGCTGTCGTACACCACGTCGCTCCAGGGCGATCTGAATCACGCCGGACTGCCGATCCGCGCGCGAGCGCTGTGCCCGGACGTGGTCCGCACCGCGATGGTCACGGAGCGGGAGAAGGACGCCGGCGCCGCCCTGCTCTTCGCCGGCCCCAAACCCCTCGACGCGGACGACGTGGCGGCCTCCGGACTTCGTCTCCTGCAGTCGCGCCAGATATTCCGCGTCGTGCCGCGTTGGCGCGGCGCCCTCGCCCGCACCTCCGATGTCGCACCGTCCGTGGGGCTCCCTGTGCTGGACGCGATGCGGCGCGTCGGTCATCGGCGGCAGCGCGACTGA
- a CDS encoding Trm112 family protein, with protein sequence MAIDATLLKILACPQDKGPLLYVPDELFYNPRLRRAYPIEDGLPVLLIGEGRDVDDAEHESILARAAQ encoded by the coding sequence ATGGCCATCGACGCGACGCTGCTGAAGATCCTCGCCTGCCCGCAGGACAAGGGGCCGCTGCTGTACGTGCCCGATGAGCTGTTCTACAACCCGCGCCTGCGCCGCGCCTACCCGATCGAGGACGGCCTGCCCGTCCTCCTGATCGGGGAGGGGCGCGACGTCGACGACGCCGAGCACGAGTCGATCCTGGCCCGCGCCGCGCAGTGA
- a CDS encoding ABC transporter permease produces MSTVLNPSITRATTLRVLRQLRADPRTIAMIVVVPTALLTLMYFLYRDSLGGTALFSRIALVLLGVLPFALMFIVTSIAMQRERVSGTLERLLTTPLAKADLLLGYAVAFSVAATAQAAVATTVAAYLLGMKTAGSVWLVVLIAVVDAWLGVALGLLFSAFARTEFQAVQFMPIVVVPQIFLCGLLVPHDAMPGWLQGIADVLPMTYAVKALQEVGAHGSATTTMWTSLAVVAGFAVAALALAAATLPRKVA; encoded by the coding sequence ATGAGCACCGTCCTGAACCCGAGCATCACCCGCGCGACCACGCTGCGCGTGCTCCGCCAGCTCCGCGCCGATCCCCGCACCATCGCCATGATCGTGGTGGTGCCGACGGCGCTGCTGACGCTGATGTACTTCCTCTACCGCGACTCCCTCGGCGGCACAGCGCTGTTCAGCCGGATCGCGCTGGTCCTGCTGGGCGTCCTGCCCTTCGCGCTGATGTTCATCGTCACCTCGATCGCCATGCAACGCGAGCGGGTCTCCGGCACGCTCGAGCGGCTGCTCACCACGCCGCTCGCCAAGGCCGACCTGCTGCTCGGCTACGCCGTCGCCTTCTCGGTCGCGGCGACGGCGCAGGCCGCCGTCGCCACCACGGTGGCGGCGTACCTGCTCGGCATGAAGACCGCGGGCAGCGTGTGGCTGGTCGTGCTCATCGCCGTGGTCGACGCCTGGCTGGGCGTCGCGCTGGGGCTGCTGTTCAGCGCCTTCGCCCGCACCGAATTCCAGGCGGTGCAGTTCATGCCGATCGTCGTGGTGCCGCAGATCTTCCTGTGCGGCCTGCTCGTCCCGCACGACGCGATGCCGGGCTGGCTGCAGGGCATCGCCGACGTGCTGCCGATGACCTACGCCGTGAAGGCGCTGCAGGAGGTGGGCGCCCACGGGTCCGCGACCACGACGATGTGGACCTCCCTCGCGGTGGTCGCCGGCTTCGCGGTCGCCGCGCTCGCGCTCGCGGCGGCCACGCTGCCGCGCAAGGTCGCGTGA
- a CDS encoding winged helix-turn-helix transcriptional regulator, which produces MAEYGQFCPVSKTSEILCERWTPLILRELMCGSVRFGEIARGVPTVSTALLTARLRRLAAAGVITREPTPGGGADYRLTAAGLELAPIILAMGVWGQRWARSEYTPDDLDPGLLMWDVRRYLRPGGLRAGRTVVEFRFTDAPPGRDHYWLVDDGVADRPVDLCLVPPGFDVDLWVDADLRTLTRVWMGDEAISRALTDGRITLAGVTALQRGFPGWLGRHPVLGSVGPAD; this is translated from the coding sequence ATGGCCGAGTACGGGCAGTTCTGCCCGGTCTCCAAGACGTCCGAGATCCTCTGCGAGCGGTGGACCCCGCTCATCCTTCGCGAGTTGATGTGCGGCAGCGTCCGATTCGGCGAGATCGCGCGGGGCGTGCCGACCGTCTCCACCGCCCTGTTGACGGCGCGCCTGCGTCGACTGGCCGCCGCCGGCGTGATCACCCGCGAGCCCACCCCGGGTGGCGGTGCCGACTACCGCCTGACCGCGGCGGGCCTTGAGCTCGCCCCCATCATCCTGGCGATGGGCGTCTGGGGGCAGCGGTGGGCCCGCAGCGAGTACACGCCCGACGACCTCGACCCCGGACTGCTGATGTGGGACGTGCGTCGGTACCTGAGGCCGGGCGGGTTGCGCGCCGGCCGCACAGTGGTCGAGTTCCGCTTCACCGACGCCCCGCCCGGCCGCGATCACTACTGGTTGGTGGACGACGGTGTCGCCGACCGCCCCGTCGACCTGTGCCTGGTGCCGCCGGGCTTCGACGTGGACCTCTGGGTGGACGCGGACCTACGGACCCTGACGCGCGTGTGGATGGGTGACGAGGCGATCAGCCGCGCCCTGACCGACGGCCGGATCACGCTCGCGGGCGTCACCGCGCTACAGCGGGGCTTCCCCGGTTGGCTCGGGCGGCACCCCGTTCTGGGGAGCGTAGGGCCGGCGGACTGA
- a CDS encoding TetR/AcrR family transcriptional regulator, with protein sequence MSGPGRRSGRRTGSPDTRAEILAAARAAFARGGLAGTTVRSIAEAASVDPALVHHYFGTKQELYLAALAIPVDPEFVRAPLREAPLDDAARALLRALLTMWDGPLRDVGVAVIRTNLGTGGDPAIVRGFLLEIALAELIGRMEAGPGDGVLRANLMVAQVFGLLVARYVVGFEPLASLTVDEVVALAAPPLQQVITGPLHPPACD encoded by the coding sequence GTGAGCGGGCCGGGGCGCAGATCCGGCCGGCGCACCGGCAGCCCCGACACCCGGGCCGAGATCCTCGCCGCCGCCCGGGCCGCGTTCGCCCGCGGCGGCCTCGCGGGCACGACGGTCCGCTCGATCGCGGAGGCCGCGAGCGTGGATCCCGCCCTCGTGCACCACTACTTCGGCACGAAACAGGAGCTGTACCTCGCGGCGCTGGCGATCCCCGTCGATCCGGAGTTCGTGCGGGCGCCGCTCCGAGAGGCCCCGCTCGACGACGCCGCCCGCGCGCTGCTCCGGGCGCTACTGACGATGTGGGACGGGCCGCTGCGCGACGTGGGCGTCGCGGTGATCCGCACCAATCTCGGCACCGGCGGCGACCCCGCGATCGTGCGGGGCTTCCTGCTGGAGATCGCGCTGGCCGAGCTCATCGGCCGCATGGAGGCGGGACCCGGCGACGGGGTGCTGCGCGCGAATCTCATGGTGGCCCAGGTGTTCGGGCTACTCGTCGCCCGCTACGTCGTCGGCTTCGAGCCCCTGGCATCGCTCACCGTCGACGAGGTCGTCGCCCTCGCCGCGCCGCCGCTGCAGCAGGTCATCACCGGCCCGCTGCATCCCCCCGCCTGCGATTGA
- the argG gene encoding argininosuccinate synthase, with amino-acid sequence MSKVLSTLPIGERVGIAFSGGLDTSVAVAWMRDKGAVPCTYTANIGQPDEPDIDAVPGRAKEYGAEIARLVDVQPLLVQEGIAALQTGAFHIRSGGKTYFNTTPIGRVVTGTMLVRAMKEDGVDIWGDGSTYKGNDIERFYRYGLMANPALRIYKPWLDSQFVTELGGRKEMSEWLVAHGFPYRDSTEKAYSTDANIWGATHEAKDLEYLNTGVVIVDPIMGVAPWDESVEITTEDVTVTFEAGVPVAINGVEYSDPVELVREANRIGGRHGLGISDQIENRIIEAKSRGIYEAPGMALLHATYERLVNAIHNEDTIATYHNEGRRLGRLMYEGRWLDPQSLMQREAIIRWVASAVTGSVTLRLRRGDDYSIIDTTGPNLSYHPEKLSMERVGDAAFGPDERIGQLTMRNLDIADSRSRLEQYAVQGIVAGETAALVGELEQGGADAIVAGGEKTPSNFDEVGNHAAFDLGTD; translated from the coding sequence ATGTCCAAGGTCCTCTCCACCCTGCCCATCGGCGAGCGCGTCGGCATCGCCTTCTCCGGCGGCCTCGACACCTCCGTGGCCGTCGCCTGGATGCGCGACAAGGGCGCCGTGCCCTGCACCTACACCGCCAACATCGGCCAGCCCGACGAGCCGGACATCGACGCGGTCCCCGGCCGCGCCAAGGAGTACGGCGCCGAGATCGCGCGCCTGGTCGACGTGCAGCCGCTGCTGGTGCAGGAGGGCATCGCCGCCCTGCAGACCGGCGCCTTCCACATCCGCTCCGGCGGCAAGACCTACTTCAACACCACCCCGATCGGCCGCGTCGTGACCGGCACCATGCTGGTGCGGGCCATGAAGGAGGACGGCGTCGACATCTGGGGCGACGGTTCCACCTACAAGGGCAACGACATCGAGCGGTTCTACCGCTACGGCCTGATGGCGAACCCGGCGCTGCGCATCTACAAGCCGTGGCTGGACTCGCAGTTCGTCACCGAGCTCGGCGGCCGCAAGGAGATGAGCGAGTGGCTCGTCGCGCACGGCTTCCCGTACCGCGACTCCACCGAGAAGGCCTACTCCACCGACGCCAACATCTGGGGCGCCACGCACGAGGCCAAGGACCTGGAGTACCTCAACACGGGCGTCGTCATCGTCGACCCGATCATGGGCGTCGCCCCGTGGGACGAGTCCGTCGAGATCACGACCGAGGACGTCACCGTCACCTTCGAGGCCGGCGTGCCGGTCGCGATCAACGGCGTCGAGTACTCCGACCCGGTCGAGCTGGTCCGCGAGGCGAACCGCATCGGCGGCCGCCACGGCCTGGGCATCTCGGACCAGATCGAGAACCGCATCATCGAGGCCAAGTCGCGCGGCATCTACGAGGCGCCGGGCATGGCGCTGCTGCACGCCACCTACGAGCGCCTGGTGAACGCGATCCACAACGAGGACACCATCGCGACGTACCACAACGAGGGCCGCCGCCTGGGCCGGCTGATGTACGAGGGCCGCTGGCTGGACCCACAGTCGCTCATGCAGCGCGAGGCCATCATCCGCTGGGTCGCGTCGGCCGTCACGGGCTCCGTCACCCTGCGCCTGCGCCGCGGCGACGACTACTCGATCATCGACACCACCGGCCCCAACCTGAGCTACCACCCCGAGAAGCTCTCGATGGAGCGCGTCGGTGACGCCGCCTTCGGCCCGGACGAGCGCATCGGCCAGCTCACCATGCGCAACCTCGACATCGCGGACTCGCGTTCCCGCCTCGAGCAGTACGCGGTCCAGGGCATCGTCGCGGGCGAGACCGCCGCGCTGGTCGGCGAGCTGGAGCAGGGCGGCGCCGACGCCATCGTCGCGGGCGGCGAGAAGACCCCGTCGAACTTCGACGAGGTCGGCAACCACGCCGCGTTCGACCTCGGCACCGACTAG
- the argH gene encoding argininosuccinate lyase, whose amino-acid sequence MSENAEKHGTNEGSLWGGRFASGPAEAMAALSKSTHFDWALAPYDVRASKAHARVLNRAGLLSDADLEAMLAALTRLGDDVASGAFQPAESDEDVHGALERGLIERAGPEVGGRLRAGRSRNDQVATLFRMWLRDAVRLVAVGVLDVVDAFVAQAQANPDVILPGKTHLQAAQPILLSHHLLAYTHPLLRDVQRLQDLDKRIAISPYGSGALAGSSLGLDPDAIAADLGFDSAADNSLDATASRDFAAEAAYVFAQIAVDLSRWSEDVILWSTAEFGYVTLADAWSTGSSIMPQKKNPDVAELSRGKAGRLIGNLSGLLATLKAQPLAYNRDLQEDKEPVFDSVEQLRLLLPAVAGLTATLTFHPERMGALAPAGFTLATDVAEWMVRQGVPFRVAHEAAGECVRAAESRGVGLDGLTDEEFAAIHPALTPQVREVLTVRGSVSSRDARGGTAPSAVARQLATVSAAVPPLRTWATTTA is encoded by the coding sequence TTGAGCGAGAACGCCGAGAAGCACGGCACCAACGAGGGCAGCCTCTGGGGCGGCCGGTTCGCGTCCGGTCCCGCCGAGGCGATGGCAGCGCTGAGCAAGTCGACACACTTCGACTGGGCGCTCGCCCCGTACGACGTGCGCGCGTCGAAGGCGCACGCCCGCGTGCTCAACCGCGCGGGGCTCCTGTCCGACGCGGACCTGGAGGCCATGCTCGCGGCGCTCACCCGGCTCGGGGACGACGTCGCTTCCGGCGCCTTCCAGCCGGCCGAGTCCGACGAGGACGTGCACGGCGCCCTGGAGCGCGGGCTCATCGAGCGGGCCGGCCCCGAGGTCGGCGGCCGGCTGCGCGCGGGCCGGTCGCGGAACGACCAGGTGGCCACGCTCTTCCGGATGTGGCTGCGCGACGCGGTACGGCTCGTCGCCGTCGGCGTGCTCGACGTGGTGGACGCGTTCGTCGCGCAGGCGCAGGCGAACCCCGACGTGATCCTGCCCGGTAAGACGCACCTGCAGGCGGCGCAGCCGATCCTGCTGTCGCACCACCTGCTGGCCTACACGCACCCGCTGCTGCGGGACGTGCAGCGGCTGCAGGACCTGGACAAGCGGATCGCGATCTCGCCGTACGGTTCCGGCGCGCTGGCGGGATCGTCGCTGGGGCTCGACCCCGATGCCATCGCGGCCGACCTCGGCTTCGACTCGGCCGCCGACAACAGCCTCGACGCGACCGCCTCGCGCGACTTCGCGGCGGAGGCCGCGTACGTGTTCGCGCAGATCGCCGTGGACCTGTCGCGCTGGTCGGAGGACGTGATCCTGTGGAGCACGGCCGAGTTCGGCTACGTGACCCTCGCCGACGCGTGGTCCACGGGCAGCTCGATCATGCCGCAGAAGAAGAACCCCGACGTCGCCGAGCTCTCCCGCGGCAAGGCCGGCCGGCTCATCGGCAACCTGTCGGGCTTGCTGGCGACGCTGAAGGCGCAGCCGCTCGCGTACAACCGCGACCTGCAGGAGGACAAGGAGCCGGTCTTCGACTCGGTGGAGCAGCTGCGGCTGTTGCTGCCGGCCGTCGCCGGGCTCACGGCCACGCTGACCTTCCACCCGGAGCGCATGGGCGCGCTGGCCCCGGCCGGCTTCACCCTCGCGACGGACGTCGCCGAGTGGATGGTGCGGCAGGGCGTGCCCTTCCGCGTCGCGCACGAGGCGGCGGGCGAGTGCGTCCGTGCCGCCGAGTCCCGCGGCGTCGGCCTCGACGGCCTCACCGACGAGGAGTTCGCCGCGATCCACCCGGCGCTGACCCCGCAGGTCCGCGAGGTGCTGACGGTGCGCGGCTCCGTCTCGTCCCGCGACGCCCGCGGCGGCACGGCCCCGTCGGCCGTGGCCCGCCAGCTCGCGACGGTTTCCGCCGCCGTCCCGCCGCTCCGCACCTGGGCCACCACCACCGCCTAA
- a CDS encoding DUF4334 domain-containing protein, which yields MTAERTVRGLIDEPRHSEPAELAGLFAQLEPVSIAFLLGDWRGGELPSGHPMDGSLGRARWYGKSFVSENDVQPLVCLDEHGEKFSNVALGKGEATLRLIDFDGTVTASMVYDGQPVIDHFAKVDDDTVMGVMTGKKLAAPYFYFYLERDTRPGPAGGCLADR from the coding sequence ATGACCGCAGAGCGCACCGTCCGCGGGCTCATCGACGAGCCGCGCCACTCCGAACCCGCCGAACTCGCCGGGCTGTTCGCCCAGCTCGAGCCCGTTTCCATCGCGTTCCTGCTCGGCGACTGGCGCGGCGGGGAGCTGCCGTCGGGCCACCCGATGGACGGTTCCCTCGGCAGGGCGCGGTGGTACGGCAAGAGCTTCGTGTCCGAGAACGACGTGCAGCCGCTGGTCTGTCTGGACGAGCACGGCGAGAAGTTCTCCAACGTCGCCCTCGGGAAGGGGGAGGCCACGCTGCGGCTCATCGACTTCGACGGCACGGTGACCGCCTCGATGGTCTACGACGGGCAGCCGGTCATCGACCACTTCGCCAAGGTCGACGACGACACCGTCATGGGCGTGATGACGGGGAAGAAGCTGGCCGCGCCGTACTTCTACTTCTATCTCGAGCGCGATACCCGGCCCGGCCCGGCCGGCGGCTGCCTGGCGGACCGGTGA
- the tyrS gene encoding tyrosine--tRNA ligase, translated as MSTDILEELSWRGLIAQSTDLDALRERLAAGPITLYAGFDPTASSLHAGHLVQLLTLRRFQEAGHRPIVLGGGATGQVGDPRDVGERVMNSVDTVAAWAAKIDDQLQRFVAFDGDNAAILVNNLDWHGQMNVPTFLRDVGKHFSINVMLARETVKRRLESDGISYTEFSYMLLQAYDYVELARRYEAALQIGGSDQWGNIVAGVDLNRKIDGRHVHALTTQLVTSSDGKKFGKSTGGGSLWLDPEQTSPYAWYQYFVNTADADVIRYLRWFTFLTQDEIAELERETVEAPQKRTAQKRLAAEMTTLVHGEEHTRAAELAAQALFGRGELADLPEGTLAAALEEASVVEVAAGEPRTIVDLLTASGLCESKGAARRAVKEGGAYANNVKVESEEWEPAPGDLLHGRWLVLRRGKKTFAGARFA; from the coding sequence GTGAGCACTGACATCCTCGAGGAACTGTCCTGGCGCGGCCTGATCGCGCAGTCCACCGATCTCGACGCGCTGCGCGAGCGGCTCGCCGCCGGGCCGATCACGCTCTATGCGGGATTCGACCCCACCGCTTCCTCGTTGCACGCCGGCCACCTCGTCCAGCTGCTCACGCTCCGCCGTTTCCAGGAGGCCGGGCACCGGCCGATCGTCCTCGGTGGCGGCGCGACCGGCCAGGTCGGCGATCCCCGCGACGTCGGCGAGCGCGTGATGAACTCCGTGGACACCGTGGCCGCGTGGGCGGCGAAGATCGACGACCAGCTGCAGCGGTTCGTCGCGTTCGACGGCGACAACGCCGCGATCCTGGTCAACAACCTGGACTGGCACGGGCAGATGAACGTGCCCACCTTCCTGCGCGATGTGGGCAAGCACTTCTCGATCAACGTCATGCTCGCGCGTGAGACGGTCAAGCGCCGCCTCGAATCGGACGGGATCAGCTACACCGAGTTCAGCTACATGCTGCTCCAGGCGTACGACTACGTGGAGCTCGCGCGCCGCTACGAGGCGGCGCTGCAGATCGGCGGCTCCGATCAGTGGGGCAACATCGTGGCCGGCGTGGACCTGAACCGGAAGATCGACGGCCGGCACGTGCACGCGCTGACCACCCAGCTGGTGACCTCCTCGGACGGCAAGAAGTTCGGCAAGTCCACCGGCGGCGGCTCCCTGTGGCTCGACCCCGAGCAGACCAGCCCCTACGCCTGGTACCAGTACTTCGTGAACACGGCCGATGCCGACGTGATCCGCTACCTGCGCTGGTTCACCTTCCTCACGCAGGACGAGATCGCCGAGCTCGAGCGCGAGACGGTGGAGGCCCCGCAGAAGCGCACCGCGCAGAAGCGGCTCGCTGCGGAGATGACGACGCTGGTGCACGGCGAGGAGCACACCCGCGCCGCCGAGCTGGCCGCGCAGGCGCTGTTCGGCCGCGGCGAGCTCGCGGATCTCCCCGAGGGCACGCTCGCGGCCGCGCTGGAGGAGGCGTCGGTGGTCGAGGTGGCGGCGGGGGAGCCGCGCACCATCGTCGACCTCCTGACCGCGTCCGGACTGTGTGAGTCGAAGGGCGCCGCTCGTCGCGCGGTGAAGGAGGGCGGCGCCTACGCGAACAACGTGAAGGTGGAGTCCGAGGAGTGGGAGCCGGCACCCGGCGACCTGCTGCACGGACGGTGGCTCGTCCTCCGCCGCGGCAAGAAGACCTTCGCGGGCGCGCGTTTCGCCTGA
- a CDS encoding ABC transporter ATP-binding protein encodes MTSAITVSGLTVVRSGSTVLDHLDAEIPAGAITGLLGPSGSGKTTLMRVIVGAQRITGGTATVLERPAGSPDLRARVGYTTQSPAVYGDLTVAQNVEYFGALYPGRRSTAKTDAAEAIDAVGLGAFADRRADALSGGQRSRVSIACALVARPELLILDEPTVGLDPLLRAELWERFAAMAADGTTLLVSSHVMDEAAHCARLLLLRDGRLVAELAPSDLLTRTGAPTLDDAFLALVREQEATA; translated from the coding sequence ATGACCAGCGCGATCACCGTGTCCGGGCTCACCGTGGTCCGCTCGGGCAGCACCGTCCTCGACCACCTCGACGCCGAGATCCCCGCCGGCGCCATCACCGGCCTACTCGGCCCGTCCGGTTCCGGCAAGACCACCCTGATGCGGGTGATCGTCGGGGCCCAGCGCATCACCGGCGGCACGGCGACGGTGCTCGAGCGCCCCGCGGGCAGCCCGGACCTGCGCGCCCGCGTCGGCTACACCACCCAGTCCCCCGCGGTGTACGGCGACCTCACCGTGGCGCAGAACGTCGAGTACTTCGGCGCGCTGTACCCGGGGCGGCGCTCGACCGCGAAGACCGACGCCGCGGAGGCGATCGACGCCGTCGGCCTCGGCGCCTTCGCCGACCGCCGGGCCGACGCCCTCTCCGGTGGGCAGCGCTCGCGGGTCAGCATCGCGTGCGCACTGGTCGCGCGCCCCGAACTCCTGATCCTCGACGAGCCCACCGTCGGCCTCGACCCCCTACTGCGCGCCGAGCTGTGGGAGCGGTTCGCGGCCATGGCCGCCGACGGGACCACGCTGCTCGTCTCGAGCCACGTCATGGACGAGGCCGCGCACTGCGCCCGCCTCCTGCTGCTGCGCGACGGGCGGCTCGTCGCCGAGCTCGCACCGTCGGACCTGCTGACCCGCACCGGCGCACCCACCCTGGACGACGCCTTCCTCGCGCTCGTCCGCGAACAGGAGGCGACGGCATGA
- a CDS encoding DNA-3-methyladenine glycosylase, translating into MTATARDRLAVHPLRAARLVLGSVLVVGEVRARIVEVEAYGSPENGPWPDPAAHTYPGPTPRNDVMFGPAGHLYVYLSYGIHQCVNITAGPDGVGAGVLLRAASIESGLDLVRERRAVRDPDARLAAGPGRLGQALGITVADKGIDVLDPASEVGLEIAARRGPVAAGPRIGISKAVEKPWRLWLAGHPSVSR; encoded by the coding sequence GTGACCGCGACCGCGCGGGACCGGCTCGCGGTCCATCCGCTCCGGGCCGCCCGGCTCGTCCTCGGTTCCGTGCTGGTCGTCGGCGAGGTCCGCGCCCGCATCGTCGAGGTGGAGGCCTACGGCTCGCCCGAGAACGGCCCGTGGCCCGACCCGGCCGCGCACACCTATCCGGGGCCGACGCCGCGCAACGACGTGATGTTCGGGCCCGCCGGCCACCTGTACGTGTACCTCTCGTACGGCATCCACCAGTGCGTCAACATCACCGCGGGACCCGACGGGGTGGGCGCCGGCGTACTACTGCGTGCGGCCTCGATCGAATCCGGTCTCGACCTGGTCCGGGAGCGCCGCGCTGTGCGGGATCCCGATGCGCGCCTCGCCGCCGGGCCCGGCCGTCTCGGGCAGGCGCTGGGGATCACCGTGGCCGACAAGGGGATCGACGTGCTCGATCCTGCCTCCGAGGTCGGGCTGGAGATCGCCGCCCGACGGGGCCCGGTCGCCGCGGGGCCGCGTATCGGGATCAGCAAGGCGGTCGAGAAGCCGTGGCGACTGTGGCTGGCGGGCCACCCGTCCGTGAGCCGCTGA
- a CDS encoding peroxiredoxin, translating into MTGRAVVSLTTGLEDAEKVTVAFLVAVGAAESGRPTLMFLTKEAVRLATVGVTTGVACAGCPPIPDLIARYTAAGGVFLVCPICIDAKGLREQPRIAGATLGGTVPMWEWIGDGATTFSY; encoded by the coding sequence ATGACCGGTAGGGCGGTGGTCTCGTTGACCACGGGACTCGAGGACGCGGAGAAGGTGACGGTGGCGTTCCTGGTCGCCGTCGGTGCGGCGGAGTCGGGGCGCCCGACGCTGATGTTCCTGACCAAGGAGGCGGTGCGCCTGGCGACGGTCGGCGTCACTACCGGCGTCGCGTGCGCCGGATGTCCGCCCATCCCCGACCTGATCGCGCGATATACGGCGGCCGGTGGAGTATTCCTGGTATGCCCGATCTGCATCGATGCCAAGGGACTGCGGGAGCAGCCGCGCATCGCCGGTGCGACGCTGGGCGGCACCGTGCCGATGTGGGAGTGGATCGGCGACGGGGCCACGACGTTCAGTTACTGA